In Dehalococcoidia bacterium, the sequence CCATCGATCCCGCTGAAGTACGTGCCAGCAGCTTTCACTTCACCGTGACGGCCGACATGCGCGGCATCCACACGGCCTTCGGGAAACTATGCGACTCGATTAACAGCGAGGTCGGTGGGCCCGGCGCATTCCACGTCTCCGCAGGGGATATCGATTCAACCATCCCGGAGAACCGCGCTGTAATCGATACCAAGTTTGGGTCGTCGGCAATCTGGTACCCCCTCATCGGAAACCACGAAGCGGAAACCGGGGCAGACATGCAGTGGCTTCGGGAGGAATATGACAACGGCAACAGCCTGAGGACGCCGCTGAAGAACTACACCAACCAGGACGGCCCAACGGGTACAGTGCGGGTGAATTATTCCTGGGACCACGAGAACGCCCACTTCATCGCGCTGAACGAGTATTGGAATGGCGGCACCAGCGAGGGCAGCGGAACGAGTCTCTCGGGCAGTGACACGGCCACCGACGGCGACATCGTACCGGAGCTGTACGACTGGCTGGCAGCGGACCTGGCGGCTAACACCAAGCCGTTCGTCTTCGTCTTCGGCCACGAGCCGGCCTTTCCTTACACTCGTCACGTTGGCGACAGCCTGGACAAGTACGAGACCCACCGGGACGACTTCTGGGCCCTTTTGGAGTGTGCGGGCGTTGACGCATACTTCAACGGTCATACACACTACTACTCCAAGCACCAGGGCGACAAGAACCATGTCGGCAACGTCTGGCAGCTCGATGTCGGTAATGCCGGTTGGGACCTTGGCGACGGCTTGACCTACTTCGATGTCGTCGTGGGCGATGACCAGGCGACTGTCAACGTGTACCGTGGGACCGGGACGTCATTCAGCCTGGCCGATTCGGTCTCCCTCCCTGCATCAATAGATTGTTTGCAGGTTGATGGAGAGGGGTTGGCCGATGGCACCCCTATTCCTAGCTGGAACTTGACATATTTCGGCATTTCACCGGTTGCAACTGTTACTGCAACTGACACTCCAGCTGGTATTCATTCGGGCGATCGTGGCGTGCGGGTCAACGGTGACAACCCTGCAGGCATAGAACTCGACAATGTTGCCAAAGGGATTATAACGGCGGACTACTGGCATTACCCCAAACCAGGTCCTGACACCAACTCTGTCTTTCGGTTTTTTGGAGGCTCATGGAACGGTAGCTCCGAATCTATCTGGGACTATTTTTACGTAACTAAGAACGATCAGGACAAGTGGCTGGTTGACCCTGGGGCGCATTATGTGGGCGACTACTCAGGTAGTTACACTCATTTCGTGATTACAATCGACACCTGCACCGGTCTGTTCGACCTCTCCATTGACGAGCAGCACGTATACCATGGCCTGGTGCAGTATGCCGATAGGATTTGGACCTCTGGGATTCGTTATGTCACTATCAATAGCGGCCGCGATGGAGCCGGTACCGACAGCTATTTTGACGACCTCTTGATCACCGCTACTGCTACATCTACTTCCACGCCTACACCGACACCTACGCCTCCTGCTCCCTCCTGCTTCATCGCCACCGCTGCCTACGGCACAGCGACAGCAGAGGAAATCGACACCCTCAGAGCTTTCAGGGACGACGTGTTGCTGGAAAGCACATTGGGCTCTCAACTTGTGGAGTGGTACTACCAGACCAGCCCGCCGGTGGCGGACTTCATATCGGAGCATCAGCCGTTAAGGACTTTGGTGAGGGAGCTACTTGTTGACCCCGTTGTTTCGCTAGTTGAAGCTACGGAGAATCTCTGGCGAAATTAAAGCACCAGCCTTACACGCTGCACAAATAGAGGGGCAACAGTGAAAGTGACTATTGAAGAGGAGAAAGTAGGGAAAAAGCTAGGCAGTACGAAGGTTGATTCCCATTGTGAGGGATTCTATTCCGGCAACGGTTGCAACCGTCACCCTGATTGTCTCACTTGCCCCTTCCCCGATTGCCAGGCTGGATACAAGCAGATGAAAGTGGAGCGCAGCAATGGCTAGGCCGAAGCGATGGATAGGGGTTAACGATAATATGTGGGAGTATAACCAACAGGATACCGTCGCTTATTTCACCCCAATAGCGCCTTATAAAAACTCAAGCTACCACTAAAGCTGACAGAGCAAGTATATCGCTGCACCATCTCTAGGCTTTCCCATCTGCTACCCAACCCTTCCTAACTCTACAAATGTTGACAACAAACCCCATTTATGCTATACATGGCCTACTAAAGAAACAAAAGGAGAGTCAAATGACTAAAAGGGGGAAAATCCTGCTTGTCCTAGTTAGCTTGGCAGTGGTTCTGGTCATAGCAGGCGTTACCAGCACCGTGACGCACGCTGCCACAGAAACCCTAGTCTTAACCAGGGCATGGTGTGGAAACACTTCGGTACTGCCTCCTACCCTCAACGATTTGAACATTGGTACGGAGATATCGGAGATATATAAAGCGAACTTATTATCTTCTAATGATGTATGGGATGATTGTTCGCACACCTGGGAAGAAGCCGCTTATGATTTTCATAGATTTGAGTTCAAAATAGAGGACACTAGTACATGTTGTACCCAGCTTAATGTGTTACACGAAGGGTGTGGGCATTTTACATCGGATTCGGAGGCAAATGGGCATTTCCTTTGTATATGGAATTACGCCAATCCAGGATGGGAATTTGTAGACGGAACTACTAACGGGAACTGTGATCAAACACTAACGGGCACATTTACCACTAACTGGTCCAATTATATTCAAGGTGGATATGTATATCTATTAGCAATAACTCAAGATAAAGGTTGGTCCTGCCCTTTCCTTTATACCTGGAACGGAACTACCTATCAACTTATAGGCGATATGTATGGTGGTGCCGGGCTGGGCTATAATCCTACACCAGGGAGAGACAAAGATTATATTAACGTTGATGGCTCTAAACTGATACCAGTCAATGGTACCTACCGCCTGGAGATCGCAGTGGACCAAAATGAAATAACATATCTGGATGAGGTCAGATTGATAGCTGTCGATCACTCACCCGATATAGAGATTTACTCACCAGCGCCACCAGCATTTTGGATTAATGAGATTCCTCCATTCGAGATAGATACGATAAAGGATCCTGTAACCCCGGTCTCGGCAACAGACGGGGATGGCAGGGATATTCTGCCAGCTATCTCAGAAATAGACAGGGAGTGTACCGAGGCACATCTGTTCTCTTTTGATACCATAACGCTAGACTTTGGAAATCTAAGCGAAGCAGAACAAATAAAGCTGTTATACAGCGCCTGGATGGACTTGGGAGGTGAACCTGAGTGGACCGTGAGACGAGAATTTGTTGCATCGCACCCCGGTGAACCACTGATTGGCAACTCCTATGCTGAGGTGATAAATGAGGATGGAGAGTGGGAGAGGATTTCCGACTTCCGCACACTATCAATGTCGAAACCGAGGACGTGGGTCGTGGACATCACCAACTGGTTTAAGACAGACGACTATAGAGTTAGGCTAAATATTTTCACTAAGACACATTTCGATTATATAGCTGTTGATACCTCACAGGATGAGGAGGTCTCAGTTACCGAGCTCGCCCCCATTTCAGCAGACTTATACTGGAAAGGCGTTTCCATACAAACTTCTCCCGATGGGAAAGAGCCGGTCATGGCTAGCTATTACGATACCACGGAAGATTTAACCGGTTTCGGTGTGTTCGAGGGTAAGTTCACCAGGTATGGGGATGTCCTCCCATTATTAACCCAGGTTGATGACAGGTTTGTTATTATGCATGCTGGCGATAGCATCTCTATCAACTTCAATGAACTACCTATTCCCGAGGGGATGGAAAGGGACTATTATGTGGTTTGCGATGGATATTATAAGACGGATGCTGTGCGGAAATGGTTGGGCCAGGATGTAAGCAGTGTGGAACCACTGCCGTTCCATGCTATGTCTGCTTATCCCTACCCAGAAAGCGAAAGCTACCCCTATAATGCTAAAAATATGGCATACCTTGATGAGTATAACACAAGGGAATTTAGGGCATCGCTGTCTGGTGAATCAGGGCACCATACCATTTATTCCGATTATGCCGAGGTGGAATTCACCCCTTGCGTGGTGGGTGGCGATGTCCTCTCCATAAACAAAGTTGCTGTCCTGGCGCCGCTGGTCGGCTTTTTAGTATTCTTAATCTTGGTTGTTGGTGGTTTCCTGGGTTTAAGAAGACTCAAGGCCCGGTAGGTTATCCAAAAGCGAACCGAGGGCGTTTAGCTACATAGCCCTGGTGATGCTTACCTTGGCATTACCAGGGCTTGATTTATGACGCCGCTTTCCCTTGCGGCAGGTGTTTTGGCCCACCTGTTCCGCAGTAGGACTACGTCAACCTAGTGTTCACCACAGTGACGGCTTAAGGAACTTCGGGCTGTCGCTGAAGCTAACTGTGTGAGTATATCGCCGGATCATCTCTGAGCTTTCCCGTCTGCCTAATGGCTTAGTTCCCCTGTGCCATACAATTTGATAATCAGATAATCAAAGGCAAGCCCGAAAAGAGCTTGCCTTTGATTTTTTTATAAACTTTTTCTATGAACTAACTCTTATGCGCTAATCCTGCGTCGTATAAAGAGTGTTCCACCAACTATGATAGCTGCCGTTAGAGCAAGCCAAGGCGCCAGGATAACATATTCATTCACCGGGTAGACTTCTCCGCCTACAGGTACCCTACACTCATCCGCTGCCAACGCACCCATATCTGCTCCTGGGGGACCTTGAAAGGAATTTATGACACCACCATTGTTTGGATTAACCTCCCATATATGCGAAACATTCCCAATAAACAGGGTGTTCCTATGAAAAGAGAAGCCCAAACCGAATATTGTAGCCCCGCCGGGAGAGGAAAACGAGTTTAGCATTGTCCCATCTTGAGTGTCTAGTTCATATATTGTATTCGTGTCTGTAAAGAAGACGGTGTTCCTCGTCCCGGCAAAAGAGCCTCCTCCGTGCAGATCTAAAACGACGGGATCATTGAGGGTAGTAATAAGCGCCCCGGTGTCTGGATTCAAGACATAAATCTCGTCGGTGCTATTATCCAAGGCAAATAGCCTGTAACAGGAAAACCCCAAGGCGGCAATATCACCGGCAAATGCCGGTCCTGTAAAAGAGTTAATCAAAGAGCCATCTAAAGGATCTATTTCGTATATAGTCTGTGGTGTCCCGCCTGTACCGGAAGTAAAAAACATTCTCCCATTACCATAGGCTAGACCTTCGCTACGATCGGTAACCGATGGTGTGGTGAAAGTATTCAGCACATTACCTGTTGATGGGTCCAGCTCATGGATTTCTTGAGAGGCACTATCAACTATAAATAGTTTTCCCTGTGCAGCGAGTGCAGGTGAATTCATAGGCATTAAGAAGAGAAGTGACAAAACCACCGTTAAGCACATAAGCCTGAATACTTTAGTCATTTTCTTAGCCTCCCCCATTTAATCTTAAACCTTAGTTTGACTTTATATAAATACTAAAGTCCGTGGTTTGCTACTGCTAATTCATGTCCCCTTTATTAGTCCTTCCTACCTGTCAAATTGAAAATACCACTTTATTCGCATACAGTTATATCACTTATGCTGTTGCATATAAATATCACTATTTATCGAATTTGTCAATGCATCAAATAGAGCCAATCTATGTCCCCCAGCCTCCCATCAGGACAGTTAACGGGGTATCCTGGACTAGATAGGGCAGGCTGAACTACATAGTGTAGGCTGGCCGACGTCGGCCAGCGCCTACCCGTCATGATTGACTATGTGGCGCGAGGGCCTTAGAATTGAAAGTTGTAATAAGGGCTTTTTAGCAGGCGGTTTTCATGGGTTCGGGAAAGACAGAGACTAAGACAAAGGGATATATTGAAATTGACCAGGAGTTCTGCAAGGGATGCCAGATCTGCATGTCGTTCTGCCCCAAGGATGCGATTTGCCTTTCCGACAAATTGAATGCCAGTGGCTATTTGCCGGTCCGGTTCAATGAGGAGAGCGGGTGCACCGGCTGCGCCATCTGTGCTGTGGTATGTCCGGAAGTTGCGATAGAGGTCTACCGTGACTAAGGTTCTCATGAATGGTAACAGCACGATCGGAGAAGCAGCCATCCGGGCTGGCTGTCAGTGCTATTTCGGCTACCCCATTACCCCTCAGAATGAGCTGACCGAATATATGGCTACCCACCTGAGCAGAAGGAAGGGTTGCTCCTTTATTCAGGCAGAAAGTGAGATTGCTGCCATAAACATGGTCTACGGGGCCAGCGTGGCCGGGTCAAGAGCCATGACCTCCTCCTCCAGCCCCGGAATCAGCCTGAAGCAGGAGGGAATCTCCTATCTGGCAGCCTGCGAGCTTCCCGCGGTGATTGTCAATATGTCCAGAGGCGGGCCGGGGTTGGGAAGCATATCCGCCTCTCAGTCGGACTATTTTCAGGCTACCCGCGGCGGAGGTCACGGTGACTACCGGACCATAGTTCTGGCCCCATCATCGGGGCAGGAGCTGGCAGACCTCACCCACCGCGCCTTTGACCTGGCCGATAAGTATCTGGTTCCGGTAATTGTCCTTGGAGATGGCATGCTGGGACAGATGATGGAGCCGGTAGAATTCAAGCATGAAGCCCCCGATGAACTGCCGGTAAGAAGCAATGCAATGAGGGGGGCTAAAGGGCGACCGAGCAGGATTATCAAGACCTTCACCTCAAAGCCCGCCGAGCTGGAGGAGATAAACTGGAGTTTGTTCAGAAGATACCAATTGATCAGGAAAGAAGAAACCGCCTACGAGGCCTTTATGGTTGAAGATGCCAGGCTAGTAGTCGTTGCCTTCGGTATAGCAGCCCGGATCGCTAAAGGGGCGATCAAGAATGCAAGGTCAAATGGACTGAGAGTGGGAATGTTGAGGCCAATTACCCTGTGGCCATTTCCTTCCCAAAAACTGAAAGATTTGTCTAAAAAGACAAAGGATTTTCTCGTCTTTGAGATGAACATGGGCCAGATGATAGAAGATGTGCAACTGGCACTGGAAGGCAAAGGAGCGGTCTACTTCTACGGGAGGCCGGGAGGCGTTATTCCCACCCCCACAGAGGTCTCCCGCGTAATCTCGCGCCATTATTATCAGAAGGGTTTGAAGTCGGCAAAATGAGAAAGGTATACACCCGACCCAGATCGTTAAAGAGGGTTCCTTTCCACTACTGTCCAGGATGTGGGCATTCCATTGTCCACAGGGTTATGACCGAGCTCATTGACGAGATGCACCTGCAGGATAGGATCATCGGTATCCCCCCGCCCGGGTGCTCGGTCTTCGCCTACCACTACTTCGATGTGGACATGGCAGAATCGGCCCATGGCAGAGGGGCGGCGGTGGCGACCGGCATAAAAAGGGCATATCCCGAGGTAATAGTGTTTACCTATCAGGGGGATGGCGATCTTGCCGCCATCGGCACCGCCGAGACCATACATGCCGCCAACAGGGGAGAGAGGATAACCGCCATCTTCATCAACAACGCCGTATACGGAATGACCGGTGGGCAGATGGCCCCAACCACCCTTTCAGGGCAGGTGACCACTACCACCCCTTACGGACGGGATGTAAACCTTGAAGGATATCCGGTAAAAATGAGCGAAATGGTGGCTCTGGTCAGGGGTGCGGTGTATATCGAGCGGACTGCGGTGAACTCCCCGGTCAACATTAGAAAGACCAAGAAGGCTATCCGAAAGGCGCTCCAGTCCCAGATCGACGGTCTCGGCTTCTCCCTGGTGGAAATACTCTCCCCGTGTCCCACTAACTGGAGGATGACCCCGTTAGAATCGTGGCAGTGGATCGACAAAGAGATGACGAAGGAGTTCCCTCTGGGGGTAATCAAGGACATAACTGGAAAAACCGATGCTGATTAAGACAGTATTTGCCGGTTTTGGAGGTCAGGGTGTTCTATCCATGGGGCTCAATCTGGCCCAGGCAGCAATGCTAGAGGGAAAGAACGTAACCTATTTACCCTCCTACGGCGCCGAGGTCCGCGGGGGCACCGCCAACTGCACGGTTGCGGTATCAGACGAAGAGATTGCATCTCCGGTTGCCTCCTCTCCGGACTTCATTGTCGCCATGAACCAGCCCTCCCTGGTCAGATTTCAAAACCAGATTCAATCGGGCGGTGTGCTGTTTATTAATTCCTCTCTGATTGACGCTGAAATCTCAAGGGGTGATATTGAAATTGTCAGAGTGCCGGCAAACAGTATTGCTGAAGAACTGGGCAGCCCTAAATCAGCTAACATGGTGATGCTGGGAGCATTTACCAAGAAAAGCAATCTGGTTTCCGTTTCGAGCGTAATTGAAGAGCTAAAAAGCACCTTGAAGAAAAAACAGAAACTGATCGCAATCAACAAAAAGGCTCTGATGGCAGGATATGATCTGGTCTAATGAGCGGTTAGCTAGATATGTATTGTTCGCAGGTCATTGCCCTAGCAATCCAACATGCCGCTTGCCAGCAGCTCCACCGATGATGAAAATGGCGCATATTTACACCGGCCTTGTCTGTCAGTACTATGGAAGCAGGAACCCGGAGACCCATGGGCCTGGATTCCCGCCTGCGCGGGAATGACATGGGCGTTTCAGCCTGTCCCGAGGCCGACAGGTCGGCCGACGCTTCGGCCCATATCAGGGCTCTATTTCAGTGGCAATGACAGAAAACATTGCGTTATTCTATATTTATCCGCAATGGAAGCTGGTTTTATCAGCGTCCTGGCCAGTGCTGACGGCTGAAAGCTTTATAAAATCGGGGGTAAGTCATGTGCGTAAAACAGACTTCGATCAGTCTTGATAACGTGCCGGGGAAGTTCTTGGATGTGAGCGAATACCTGGGAGCCGAAGGGATAAACATCAGGGCTATTTCCGTAGCCGATACATCCGACGTCAGTACCGTAAGGTTTGTTGCGGATGACCCGGAGAAAACTACCAATGTCTTGAGAAGCCACGGTTATTCAGTAAAAGAAACCGACGTAATAGCCGTAGAGGTGCCTGACCATCCCGGTGGCCTTCAAGCAGTACTCAAGCCTCTTAAAAGGAACAACATTAATGTCCACTACCTCTATCCCTATCTGGGCAGGGGAGCAAGCGGGCAGCCCATAATAATCGTGGGCGTGGATAAAACCGAAGAGGCCCTGGATGTTTTGAAAAAGAACTGGGTTCACACCTTCGGTAAAGAGATCTATGCCCTTTGACGATGTCCCCCTCAACGATATTATTAAGGCCTCAATCGAACCAAACCCGCTTTACCCACAGAGGGCCGGAGGTTACTTAACAGCAAGCCTATCGACAAGGGATACTGGTATATGCAAAATAGTCGTGCCGGTTTTTCTGTATAGCTTAAAGTCAGGCGCCGTGCGGGGTCTGAGTCAGCATTGGCATTGGCATTCCTCTTGACGAAGATCCCCAAAGCCCTCCACCATTGACAGCAGACCCTCCGTCGTCTACTATGTGCGCACAAACAACCAGCGTAGAATTTGCCCAGCCTGAATTAACATGAAATGTATAAAATGCGATTCTGATAATCGAGAAGGTGCCAAGTTCTGCGAACAGTGCGGCACTCGGTTAGTCCGCAAATGTCCTGATTGTGGTGCTGAGGTTAGCCCGACGGCCAGGTTCTGCGCCGAGTGCGGCCACGATATAGCAGAGCCCAAAGAAGCCCCTCCTATCGACTACTCCCAGCCCCAGACCTACACCCCCAAGTTCCTGGCCGATAAGATCCTTACTACACGCAGCTCTATCGAGGGGGAGCGCAAACTGGTCACCGTGCTCTTCGCCGATGTAGCCAACTTCACCTCCATGTCGGAGAAGCTCGACCCCGAGGAAGTCCACGAGATCATGGACGGCTGTTATCAACTCCTCATGGACGAGATACACAGGTATGAAGGCACCATCGACAAGTTCACCGGCGATGGAGTTATGGCACTCTTCGGT encodes:
- a CDS encoding CFI-box-CTERM domain-containing protein, whose amino-acid sequence is IDPAEVRASSFHFTVTADMRGIHTAFGKLCDSINSEVGGPGAFHVSAGDIDSTIPENRAVIDTKFGSSAIWYPLIGNHEAETGADMQWLREEYDNGNSLRTPLKNYTNQDGPTGTVRVNYSWDHENAHFIALNEYWNGGTSEGSGTSLSGSDTATDGDIVPELYDWLAADLAANTKPFVFVFGHEPAFPYTRHVGDSLDKYETHRDDFWALLECAGVDAYFNGHTHYYSKHQGDKNHVGNVWQLDVGNAGWDLGDGLTYFDVVVGDDQATVNVYRGTGTSFSLADSVSLPASIDCLQVDGEGLADGTPIPSWNLTYFGISPVATVTATDTPAGIHSGDRGVRVNGDNPAGIELDNVAKGIITADYWHYPKPGPDTNSVFRFFGGSWNGSSESIWDYFYVTKNDQDKWLVDPGAHYVGDYSGSYTHFVITIDTCTGLFDLSIDEQHVYHGLVQYADRIWTSGIRYVTINSGRDGAGTDSYFDDLLITATATSTSTPTPTPTPPAPSCFIATAAYGTATAEEIDTLRAFRDDVLLESTLGSQLVEWYYQTSPPVADFISEHQPLRTLVRELLVDPVVSLVEATENLWRN
- a CDS encoding 4Fe-4S dicluster domain-containing protein, whose protein sequence is MGSGKTETKTKGYIEIDQEFCKGCQICMSFCPKDAICLSDKLNASGYLPVRFNEESGCTGCAICAVVCPEVAIEVYRD
- the vorB gene encoding 3-methyl-2-oxobutanoate dehydrogenase subunit VorB, producing MNGNSTIGEAAIRAGCQCYFGYPITPQNELTEYMATHLSRRKGCSFIQAESEIAAINMVYGASVAGSRAMTSSSSPGISLKQEGISYLAACELPAVIVNMSRGGPGLGSISASQSDYFQATRGGGHGDYRTIVLAPSSGQELADLTHRAFDLADKYLVPVIVLGDGMLGQMMEPVEFKHEAPDELPVRSNAMRGAKGRPSRIIKTFTSKPAELEEINWSLFRRYQLIRKEETAYEAFMVEDARLVVVAFGIAARIAKGAIKNARSNGLRVGMLRPITLWPFPSQKLKDLSKKTKDFLVFEMNMGQMIEDVQLALEGKGAVYFYGRPGGVIPTPTEVSRVISRHYYQKGLKSAK
- a CDS encoding thiamine pyrophosphate-dependent enzyme; the protein is MRKVYTRPRSLKRVPFHYCPGCGHSIVHRVMTELIDEMHLQDRIIGIPPPGCSVFAYHYFDVDMAESAHGRGAAVATGIKRAYPEVIVFTYQGDGDLAAIGTAETIHAANRGERITAIFINNAVYGMTGGQMAPTTLSGQVTTTTPYGRDVNLEGYPVKMSEMVALVRGAVYIERTAVNSPVNIRKTKKAIRKALQSQIDGLGFSLVEILSPCPTNWRMTPLESWQWIDKEMTKEFPLGVIKDITGKTDAD
- a CDS encoding 2-oxoacid:acceptor oxidoreductase family protein; this encodes MLIKTVFAGFGGQGVLSMGLNLAQAAMLEGKNVTYLPSYGAEVRGGTANCTVAVSDEEIASPVASSPDFIVAMNQPSLVRFQNQIQSGGVLFINSSLIDAEISRGDIEIVRVPANSIAEELGSPKSANMVMLGAFTKKSNLVSVSSVIEELKSTLKKKQKLIAINKKALMAGYDLV
- a CDS encoding amino acid-binding protein; amino-acid sequence: MCVKQTSISLDNVPGKFLDVSEYLGAEGINIRAISVADTSDVSTVRFVADDPEKTTNVLRSHGYSVKETDVIAVEVPDHPGGLQAVLKPLKRNNINVHYLYPYLGRGASGQPIIIVGVDKTEEALDVLKKNWVHTFGKEIYAL